In the Alligator mississippiensis isolate rAllMis1 chromosome 7, rAllMis1, whole genome shotgun sequence genome, one interval contains:
- the LOC132251652 gene encoding olfactory receptor 10A7-like gives MTKERMPEGNHSALSEFILLGFSNFPHLQHLLFSVFFSTYLFTLAGNLLIIFLTHVDAALQTPMYFFLRNLSFLEICYTTVNIPNMLASLRTGDKRISFFGCATQTYFSFSFGGSECFLLASMAYDRYVAICNPLHYFVLLNKKTCNTLAAGSWLSGILICFGLTSMVFTLPFCRSNVINHYYCDIPPLLKLACVDTSLIEFCIFMLALIFIAFPFVLIFLSYVRIVSAILKIASTEGRKKAFSTCSSHLIVVILFYVSGCVIYLKPKADYSPDTNKFLSLLYTFLTPILNPIIYTLRNKEVKGAFWRLLGKRRLACIKEVLPCHCL, from the coding sequence ATGACAAAGGAAAGAATGCCAGAAGGAAACCACTCTGCACTGAGTGAATTCATTCTGCTGGGGTTCTCCAACTTTCCACATCTTCAGCACTTACTTTTTTCTGTGTTCTTTTCTACTTATTTGTTCACCTTAGCTGGAAACCTTCTCATCATTTTCCTTACCCATGTGGATGCTGCCTTGCagacccccatgtatttcttcctcagGAACCTGTCCTTCCTGGAGATCTGCTACACAACTGTGAACATCCCTAACATGTTGGCCAGTCTCCGTACAGGGGACAAAAGAATATCTTTCTTTGGCTGTGCTACACAAAcctatttctccttttcttttggaGGGTCAGAGTGTTTTCTCCTGGCCTCCATGGCTTATGATCGTTATGTTGCTATCTGCAATCCCCTGCATTATTTTGTACTTCTGAACAAGAAGACTTGCAATACACtggctgcagggtcctggctcaGTGGGATACTCATATGCTTTGGTCTCACAAGCATGGTATTTACTTTACCCTTCTGCAGATCCAATGTCATCAATCATTACTACTGTGACATCCCCCCACTGCTGAAGCTGGCCTGTGTGGACACTTCCCTCATCGAGTTTTGTATATTCATGTTGGCTTTGATTTTTATTGCCTTCCCCTTTGTGCTGATCTTCCTGTCATATGTACGTATTGTCTCCGCTATCCTGAAGATTGCCTCAACTGAGGGCAGaaagaaagccttctccacctgctcctCTCACCTTATTGTGGTTATATTATTCTATGTCTCTGGCTGTGTTATATATCTGAAGCCCAAAGCAGACTACTCTCCAGATACAAACAAGTTTCTTTCTTTGTTATACACGTTCCTGACACCCATATTAAATCCTATCATTTATACTTTGAGAAATAAAGAGGTGAAAGGTGCCTTCTGGAGACTTCTTGGGAAAAGGAGGTTGGCTTGCATAAAGGAAGTGCTTCCTTGTCATTGCCTCTAG